A single Planctomycetota bacterium DNA region contains:
- a CDS encoding DUF1501 domain-containing protein produces MGDGWADGVRCGRRELVRIGGVSVLAGIGAGSSSRRATAAAGTAASPRAARCIYMLLQGGASHIDLWDPKPLAVAEIRGPFRPIATAVPGIQFGELLEASAAVADRLCVIRSMTHRFSNHIAGTYVTLTGSTAQPDQDREAHSDDFPGPAAVLDALQAPVPGVPRAVSLPNWLSIPGPSNRMPGQYGGFLGAVHDPFVIEGDPAAPAFKPLSLSLADGMTGPRLARRLDLSRRLDSAARLLQRQLATRYDQLAASAYDLVTDGRVRRALDLADEPAASRDRYGRTKIGQSLLLARRLAEAGVQFVAYNAFNQEWDTHGGLLGRYRQIVPPMDRAFGALVADLAERGLLADTLVVNTGEFGRTPTINKDAGRDHWPNAYTTVLAGGGVAGGRVVGASDSKGAEVADTPVTPADVLATMYAALGVPPDTVLRDRLDRPIKLSEGRVLDLG; encoded by the coding sequence ATGGGCGACGGGTGGGCCGACGGCGTGCGGTGCGGACGGCGCGAGCTGGTGCGGATCGGCGGCGTGAGCGTCCTTGCCGGGATCGGCGCCGGCTCGAGCTCTCGCCGCGCGACTGCGGCGGCCGGGACCGCGGCGAGCCCCCGAGCGGCACGCTGCATCTACATGCTCCTCCAGGGGGGCGCCAGCCACATCGACCTCTGGGACCCCAAGCCGCTGGCCGTCGCCGAGATCCGCGGGCCGTTCCGCCCGATCGCGACGGCCGTGCCGGGGATCCAGTTCGGCGAATTGCTCGAGGCCTCCGCGGCGGTCGCCGACAGGCTGTGCGTGATCCGCTCGATGACGCACCGGTTCAGCAACCACATCGCCGGGACCTACGTCACGCTCACCGGGTCCACCGCCCAGCCCGACCAAGACCGTGAGGCCCACTCCGACGATTTTCCCGGCCCGGCCGCCGTCCTCGACGCGCTCCAAGCCCCCGTCCCCGGCGTGCCGCGCGCCGTGTCGCTTCCCAACTGGCTGTCGATCCCCGGTCCCTCCAACCGGATGCCGGGGCAATACGGCGGCTTCCTTGGCGCCGTCCACGACCCGTTCGTGATCGAAGGGGATCCGGCCGCGCCGGCGTTCAAGCCGCTGTCGCTGTCGCTCGCCGACGGGATGACCGGCCCCCGGCTCGCCCGGCGCCTCGACCTCTCGCGCCGGCTCGATTCGGCCGCGCGGCTGCTCCAGCGGCAGCTCGCGACGCGCTACGACCAGCTCGCGGCGAGCGCTTATGACCTGGTCACCGACGGCCGCGTGCGCCGGGCGCTCGACCTGGCCGACGAGCCGGCCGCGTCGCGCGACCGCTACGGGCGCACGAAGATCGGCCAGTCGCTGCTCCTCGCCCGGCGCCTCGCCGAGGCCGGCGTGCAGTTCGTCGCCTACAACGCGTTCAACCAGGAATGGGACACGCACGGTGGCCTGCTCGGCCGGTATCGCCAGATCGTGCCGCCGATGGACCGGGCGTTCGGGGCGCTCGTCGCCGATCTCGCCGAGCGCGGCTTGCTCGCCGACACGCTGGTGGTCAACACCGGCGAGTTCGGCCGCACGCCGACGATCAACAAGGACGCCGGCCGCGACCACTGGCCCAACGCCTACACCACGGTCCTCGCCGGCGGCGGTGTCGCGGGCGGCCGCGTGGTCGGCGCCAGCGACTCCAAGGGGGCCGAGGTCGCCGACACACCGGTAACGCCGGCCGACGTCCTGGCGACGATGTACGCCGCGCTCGGCGTCCCCCCCGACACGGTCCTCCGCGACCGGCTCGACCGACCGATCAAGCTCTCCGAAGGGCGCGTCCTCGACCTCGGCTGA
- a CDS encoding c-type cytochrome — protein sequence MSTTRHSSPGQRGLLGRLADFFDDRTGYRALVHEALYERVPGGARWRYVWGSTLVFAFMTQVITGLVLWSSYSPGAQTAWESVYYIQHEMAGGWLVRGIHHVVAQAMVVLLALHLLQVVIDGAYRAPREVNFWLGLVLMMLVLGMALTGYLLPWDQKGYWATRVATNLAGLVPLIGPALQQVVVGGPDYGHHTLTRFFALHAGFLPGTLVVMLALHLALFRKHGLCAKRPFTKPDALFWPDQVLKDAVACLAVMAVVLGVILVPALRAVLDGRPIEFGALGAELGAPADPSEPYAAARPEWYFLFLFQFLKLFEGQGASGEFFGAIVVPGLVMGAMFLMPIIGRWRLGHGFNIAFTLGLLAGAGVLTALAWREDYAVRWTDTAALADVKQLLDRTGGDEAKLAAELGNDPAKLAAFAARKRQWDAARHSQDFLDAVDAAHAEAHRAVELAGRPERIPPAGMLDLLRSDPATQGPRIFEQHCASCHAHVDPAAPTAEGVLANSSAANLHGFGTVAWMKGLLDPGQVAGPAYFGNTAHKEGDMVSFVQNDLTDSAAWPPADVEAVAAALTAEAGNAAGIDGAVIERGRALVADGDRCGSCHTFHGNGTAAGSAPDLTGWGSREWLVGIVTDPTHERFYGDSNDRMPRFGTADEGATPPLSAKQIGLVADWLRGEWYRPAPRGE from the coding sequence ATGAGCACCACCCGGCACTCCTCTCCCGGGCAGCGCGGTCTGCTCGGCCGGCTCGCCGACTTTTTCGACGACCGCACCGGCTACCGGGCGTTGGTCCATGAGGCGCTCTACGAGCGCGTCCCCGGCGGCGCCCGTTGGCGCTACGTGTGGGGGAGCACGCTGGTGTTCGCGTTCATGACGCAGGTGATCACCGGCCTCGTCCTCTGGAGCAGCTACTCCCCCGGGGCCCAGACCGCCTGGGAGAGCGTGTACTACATCCAGCACGAGATGGCCGGCGGCTGGCTGGTGCGCGGGATCCACCACGTGGTGGCGCAGGCGATGGTCGTGCTGCTCGCGCTCCACCTGCTCCAGGTGGTGATCGACGGCGCGTACCGCGCGCCGCGCGAGGTCAATTTCTGGCTCGGCCTGGTCCTGATGATGCTCGTGCTGGGGATGGCGCTCACCGGCTACCTGCTCCCCTGGGACCAGAAGGGCTACTGGGCGACGCGCGTGGCGACCAATCTCGCCGGGCTGGTGCCCCTGATCGGCCCGGCGCTGCAGCAGGTGGTCGTCGGTGGCCCCGACTACGGCCACCACACGCTGACGCGCTTTTTCGCGCTCCACGCCGGGTTCCTCCCCGGCACGCTGGTCGTGATGCTCGCCCTCCACCTGGCGCTGTTCCGCAAGCACGGGCTGTGCGCGAAGCGGCCGTTCACGAAGCCCGACGCGCTGTTCTGGCCCGATCAGGTGCTCAAGGACGCCGTCGCCTGCCTGGCGGTGATGGCGGTCGTCCTCGGCGTGATCCTCGTGCCGGCGCTCCGCGCGGTGCTCGACGGCAGGCCGATCGAGTTTGGGGCGCTGGGCGCCGAGCTCGGAGCCCCGGCCGATCCCTCCGAGCCCTACGCCGCGGCGCGGCCGGAGTGGTATTTCCTGTTCCTGTTCCAGTTCCTCAAGCTGTTCGAGGGGCAGGGGGCCAGCGGCGAGTTCTTCGGCGCGATCGTCGTGCCGGGGCTGGTGATGGGGGCGATGTTCCTGATGCCGATCATCGGGCGCTGGCGGCTCGGCCACGGCTTCAATATCGCCTTCACGCTCGGCCTGCTCGCCGGCGCGGGAGTGCTCACGGCACTGGCGTGGCGCGAGGATTACGCCGTCCGCTGGACCGACACCGCGGCGCTCGCCGACGTCAAACAGCTCCTCGACCGCACCGGCGGCGACGAGGCGAAGCTCGCCGCCGAACTGGGGAACGACCCGGCGAAGCTGGCGGCGTTCGCCGCCCGCAAGCGCCAGTGGGATGCCGCCCGCCACTCGCAGGACTTCCTCGATGCGGTCGACGCCGCCCATGCCGAGGCCCACCGCGCCGTGGAGCTGGCCGGCCGACCGGAACGGATCCCGCCCGCCGGGATGCTCGACCTGCTCCGCAGCGACCCGGCGACCCAGGGGCCGCGGATCTTCGAGCAGCACTGCGCGAGCTGCCACGCCCACGTCGATCCGGCCGCCCCGACGGCCGAGGGCGTGCTCGCGAACAGCTCGGCGGCGAACCTCCACGGCTTCGGCACGGTCGCCTGGATGAAGGGCCTGCTCGATCCCGGGCAGGTGGCCGGCCCGGCCTATTTCGGCAACACGGCACACAAGGAGGGGGACATGGTGTCGTTCGTGCAGAACGACCTCACCGACAGCGCCGCCTGGCCGCCGGCCGACGTCGAGGCGGTGGCGGCGGCGCTGACCGCCGAGGCGGGGAACGCTGCCGGGATCGACGGTGCCGTGATCGAGCGCGGGCGTGCGCTCGTCGCCGACGGCGACCGCTGCGGCTCGTGCCACACGTTCCATGGCAACGGCACTGCCGCGGGCAGCGCGCCTGACCTCACCGGCTGGGGATCGCGCGAGTGGCTGGTGGGGATCGTCACCGACCCGACGCACGAGCGCTTCTACGGAGATTCCAACGACCGGATGCCGCGCTTCGGCACGGCCGACGAGGGGGCGACGCCGCCGCTGTCGGCCAAGCAGATCGGGCTGGTCGCCGACTGGCTCCGCGGCGAGTGGTACCGCCCGGCGCCGCGCGGGGAGTGA
- a CDS encoding Rieske (2Fe-2S) protein has translation MGSPHHGSPAASRPDPTPRRDLFTRLAALACGGLATLPPVIAGAWTFLDPLRRKGAAAAFRPVADIEAVPDDGLPRRFPVVADRTDAWTGFAAEPIGAVYLRRAPGSDSVQALSATCPHAGCFIEVDAQEKCFRCPCHNSRFAIDGGIVHPSPSPRAMDELECRVAAGGEVEVLWQNFYTGVAEKQARP, from the coding sequence ATGGGATCGCCCCACCACGGTTCGCCTGCGGCCTCCCGCCCCGATCCCACGCCGCGCCGCGATCTGTTCACGCGCCTGGCCGCGCTCGCGTGCGGAGGCTTGGCGACGCTTCCTCCCGTGATCGCCGGGGCGTGGACGTTTCTCGACCCGCTCCGGCGGAAGGGGGCGGCGGCGGCGTTCCGCCCGGTCGCCGACATCGAGGCGGTCCCCGACGACGGCCTGCCGCGCCGGTTCCCGGTCGTCGCCGATCGCACCGACGCCTGGACCGGGTTCGCCGCCGAACCGATCGGCGCGGTCTACCTGCGGCGCGCGCCCGGTTCCGACTCCGTCCAGGCCCTGTCCGCCACCTGCCCCCACGCCGGCTGCTTCATCGAGGTCGACGCCCAGGAAAAGTGCTTCCGCTGCCCGTGCCACAACAGCCGGTTCGCGATCGACGGCGGGATCGTCCACCCCAGCCCCAGCCCCCGGGCGATGGACGAGCTCGAGTGCCGGGTCGCCGCGGGGGGTGAGGTCGAGGTCCTGTGGCAGAACTTCTACACCGGCGTCGCCGAGAAGCAGGCCCGGCCATGA
- a CDS encoding Rrf2 family transcriptional regulator: MASRSARTSPHAPRPEAGPAWTFLTNHGHVLVCIGQNPDVRLAEIAALVGIGERAAHRIVSDLVRDGYVVRTKQGRCNSYAVDYERPLRHPLEATHSVGEIFRALAGRPAGGRPRTGGAGRERR, translated from the coding sequence ATGGCGTCCCGTTCCGCACGCACGTCGCCGCATGCCCCCCGCCCGGAGGCCGGTCCGGCGTGGACGTTCCTCACCAACCACGGCCACGTCCTCGTCTGCATCGGGCAGAACCCCGATGTCCGGCTGGCCGAGATCGCCGCGCTGGTGGGGATCGGCGAACGTGCCGCGCACCGGATCGTCAGCGACCTCGTCCGCGACGGCTACGTCGTCCGCACCAAGCAGGGGCGCTGCAACAGTTACGCCGTCGATTACGAACGGCCTCTCCGGCATCCGCTCGAGGCGACCCACTCGGTCGGCGAGATCTTCCGCGCGCTGGCGGGGCGGCCGGCCGGCGGTCGGCCGCGCACCGGCGGTGCCGGCCGCGAGCGGCGCTGA
- a CDS encoding NADP-dependent isocitrate dehydrogenase has translation MARHAVTVIPGDGIGPECVGAATAIVDATGVGIDWIERHAGERVFRQGIASGVPPETIDSIAQTRVVLKGPLGTPVGFGEKSANVTLRKLFETFANIRPVRELPGVTTPFSGQGIDLVVVRENVEDLYAGIEHMQTPDVAQCLKLISAKGCEKIVRTAFEYARAEGRGSVACATKANIMKLTEGELKRTFERIAPEYPDIRAWHVIVDNCAHQLVKKPAQFDVIVTTNMNGDILSDLTSALVGGLGFAPSANLGNGIAIFEAVHGSAPKYAGKDVINPTAVVLSSVMMLKHLGEFAAAADVEHAVLVTLADGKLTGDVVGYDKGVGTKDFTRAVIANLGRRAAGWKVRESKPIRIPTVSRDPVFRAAKTKEVVGADIFVDSPLDPAALGRSLEALATTGPLKLKMISNRGTKVYPEGNPAIDCVAHNRCRFVSRSGQPVAFDDALSLARRVNEAHEVCHVERLLSIDGSNGFTKAQGED, from the coding sequence ATGGCGCGGCATGCAGTGACGGTGATCCCCGGCGACGGCATCGGCCCGGAGTGCGTCGGCGCGGCGACGGCGATCGTCGACGCCACCGGCGTGGGGATCGACTGGATCGAGCGGCACGCCGGCGAGCGCGTGTTCCGCCAGGGGATCGCCTCGGGCGTCCCGCCGGAGACGATCGATTCGATCGCGCAGACGCGCGTCGTCCTCAAGGGGCCGCTCGGCACCCCGGTGGGGTTCGGCGAGAAGTCGGCCAACGTCACGCTCCGCAAGCTGTTCGAGACGTTCGCCAACATCCGTCCGGTCCGCGAGTTGCCCGGGGTGACGACGCCGTTCTCCGGCCAGGGGATCGACCTGGTCGTCGTCCGCGAGAACGTCGAGGACCTGTACGCCGGGATCGAGCACATGCAGACGCCCGACGTCGCGCAGTGCCTCAAGCTGATCAGCGCCAAGGGGTGCGAGAAGATCGTCCGGACGGCGTTCGAATACGCCCGTGCCGAGGGGCGCGGCTCGGTGGCCTGCGCCACCAAGGCCAACATCATGAAGCTCACCGAAGGGGAGCTGAAGCGGACGTTCGAGCGGATCGCTCCGGAATACCCCGACATCCGCGCGTGGCACGTGATCGTCGACAACTGCGCCCACCAGCTGGTGAAGAAGCCGGCGCAGTTCGACGTCATCGTGACCACCAACATGAACGGCGACATCCTCAGCGATCTGACCAGCGCCCTGGTCGGGGGCCTCGGCTTCGCCCCGTCGGCAAACCTCGGCAACGGGATCGCGATCTTCGAGGCGGTCCACGGCTCGGCGCCCAAATACGCCGGCAAGGACGTGATCAACCCCACCGCGGTCGTGCTCTCGTCGGTGATGATGCTCAAGCACCTCGGCGAATTCGCCGCCGCCGCCGACGTCGAGCACGCCGTCCTCGTCACGCTCGCCGACGGGAAGCTCACCGGCGACGTCGTCGGCTACGACAAGGGGGTCGGGACGAAGGATTTCACCAGGGCCGTGATCGCCAACCTCGGCCGGCGCGCCGCCGGCTGGAAGGTGCGCGAGTCGAAGCCGATCCGGATTCCGACCGTGAGCCGCGATCCGGTGTTTCGCGCCGCGAAGACGAAGGAGGTCGTCGGCGCCGATATCTTCGTCGACAGCCCGCTCGACCCGGCGGCCCTCGGCCGGTCGCTCGAGGCGCTCGCGACGACCGGCCCGCTGAAGCTGAAGATGATCTCCAACCGGGGCACGAAGGTCTATCCGGAGGGGAACCCGGCGATCGACTGCGTCGCCCACAACCGCTGCCGGTTCGTGAGCCGCTCCGGTCAGCCGGTCGCGTTCGACGACGCCCTGTCGCTGGCGCGGCGCGTCAACGAAGCCCACGAGGTGTGCCACGTCGAGCGACTGCTCTCGATCGACGGCAGCAACGGCTTCACGAAGGCCCAGGGGGAGGACTGA
- the xrtE gene encoding exosortase E/protease, VPEID-CTERM system produces MSSVPPLAQPSLRDRPWAASVIALALLALELALLDRVVREQFLSASEVLFGRRFLRKELMIIGLASAVIFQAHVRNHRDAYRSAAIAIPRLLGQAAAFLALFGFLITVRGGGIRPLIGEFNAAILITVLTLGWLASWRLLLPAGVDVRSTVLGAMLAAALVAVGMAITDSFTDTFWNLTGGPTVNAVEFLLGPFAGAPVIRPEPMAIGIEGFTVKVNGGCSGYQGIGLIILLFSGYLWWFRRLHRFPQSFLLFPLGIGLIFLSNIVRITALILVGIWISPEIAVDGFHSQAGWVAFLVVGLGIIAAASRMPFFTLPVEDEHATGGVPGSTAATAAAVRAASATAPTYGPTVAACLFPFLAMLASTILTELFAEKGTLSKGYPLRVIAIAAVLWNLRHEFRWREATLSPVAVALGGLTCVMWMLLAPSDPETAASLDPAQLGLGWGSAWLLMRFIGYMILVPIAEELAFRGFLARRLMSEDAEQVPIGSFTWVSFLGSSLAFGLFHGVQLWFPATLAGVAFAAALYHRRKLVDAIVAHATTNALLGFYAVFTGAWDLG; encoded by the coding sequence ATGTCGTCCGTGCCACCGCTCGCCCAGCCGTCGCTCCGCGACCGCCCTTGGGCTGCCAGCGTGATCGCCCTGGCACTTCTGGCGCTGGAACTGGCACTGCTCGATCGGGTGGTCCGTGAGCAGTTCCTCTCTGCCTCCGAGGTCTTGTTCGGGCGACGTTTCCTCCGGAAGGAACTGATGATCATCGGGTTGGCGTCGGCGGTCATCTTCCAAGCGCACGTTCGCAATCACCGCGATGCGTACCGCAGCGCAGCAATCGCGATCCCCCGGTTGCTCGGTCAGGCAGCGGCGTTCCTGGCGCTGTTCGGTTTTCTCATCACCGTGCGGGGCGGAGGAATTCGGCCGCTGATCGGCGAATTTAACGCGGCGATTCTCATCACGGTGCTGACGCTCGGTTGGCTCGCGTCGTGGCGCCTGTTGCTGCCCGCCGGGGTCGATGTCCGGTCGACAGTCTTGGGGGCCATGTTGGCCGCCGCCTTGGTTGCCGTCGGGATGGCGATTACCGATTCGTTCACCGACACATTCTGGAACCTGACCGGCGGTCCGACCGTCAACGCGGTCGAATTCCTCCTCGGTCCTTTCGCCGGGGCCCCGGTCATTCGACCCGAGCCGATGGCGATCGGCATCGAGGGTTTCACGGTCAAGGTGAACGGTGGCTGCAGCGGCTACCAGGGGATCGGGCTGATCATCCTCCTGTTCTCGGGCTATCTGTGGTGGTTCAGGAGACTCCACCGGTTTCCCCAGTCGTTCCTCCTGTTTCCGCTCGGGATCGGTTTGATCTTCCTGTCGAATATCGTGCGGATCACCGCCCTGATCCTCGTCGGTATCTGGATCTCACCGGAGATCGCCGTCGACGGCTTCCACTCGCAGGCCGGCTGGGTGGCGTTTCTCGTCGTCGGTCTGGGGATCATCGCCGCCGCATCGCGGATGCCGTTTTTCACGCTGCCGGTCGAGGACGAACACGCGACGGGCGGGGTTCCGGGTTCGACGGCGGCGACAGCCGCGGCTGTCCGAGCGGCGTCGGCCACGGCGCCGACGTACGGTCCGACGGTGGCCGCCTGCCTGTTTCCGTTCCTCGCGATGCTCGCTTCGACGATCCTCACCGAGCTGTTCGCCGAGAAAGGCACGCTGAGCAAGGGGTATCCGCTCCGCGTGATCGCGATCGCCGCCGTCCTGTGGAACCTCCGGCACGAGTTCCGCTGGCGGGAGGCGACGCTATCGCCGGTGGCGGTCGCGCTCGGCGGGCTGACGTGCGTGATGTGGATGCTGCTTGCGCCATCCGATCCCGAGACGGCCGCCAGCCTCGATCCGGCCCAGCTCGGGCTCGGCTGGGGATCGGCGTGGCTGTTGATGCGATTCATCGGCTACATGATCCTGGTCCCGATCGCCGAGGAGCTTGCTTTCCGCGGGTTCCTCGCGCGGCGGCTGATGTCCGAGGATGCCGAGCAGGTGCCGATCGGCTCGTTCACCTGGGTGTCGTTTCTGGGGTCGTCGCTGGCATTTGGATTGTTCCACGGGGTGCAACTCTGGTTTCCGGCCACGCTCGCGGGCGTCGCCTTTGCCGCGGCTCTCTACCACAGGCGGAAACTGGTCGACGCGATCGTCGCCCACGCCACGACCAACGCGTTGCTCGGCTTTTATGCGGTGTTCACCGGCGCGTGGGATCTGGGATGA
- a CDS encoding glycosyltransferase family 4 protein, with product MKIVHVTAGAGGRICGSCLHDNALVRALRQRGRDAVLLPAYVPTTTDEENVAAPTIVMGGVNVWLQEHVPLFRHTPALVDRLFDSRRLLAWLSGRTGATKAADLGGLTVSSLEGEQGHQRKEVERLAALLAAGSVTGGRPDVVHLSNVLLLGVARRVRAATGAAVICSLSGEDIFIDQLPEPHRTRVWELLRLRAPEVDAFVALNRFYADFMADALAVPRERITVVPHGVDPDGYPPEPPDLVARRAGGALRVGYLARACPEKGLMVLIEAVAILSATHDVRLVAAGATIAAEKPYLDDCRRRAAALGIADRFEWRGQVDRAGKLALLAEVDLFAMPTVHPEAKGIPVLEAFTAGLPVVAPRHGAFPEYVGDDLATARGLLHAPGDVADLHSVLLLLADDPALAARMGRAAHAHARSHHSPAAMADGHERVYRNAAARVLE from the coding sequence ATGAAGATCGTTCACGTCACCGCCGGCGCCGGAGGGAGGATCTGCGGCTCCTGCCTCCACGACAACGCGCTGGTCCGGGCGCTGCGGCAGCGCGGTCGCGACGCCGTCCTGCTCCCGGCCTACGTGCCGACGACGACCGACGAGGAGAACGTCGCCGCGCCGACGATCGTGATGGGGGGCGTCAACGTCTGGCTCCAGGAGCACGTTCCCCTGTTCCGGCACACGCCGGCGCTCGTCGACCGGCTGTTCGACTCGCGGCGGTTGCTGGCCTGGCTGTCGGGACGCACCGGTGCGACCAAGGCCGCCGACCTCGGGGGCCTGACGGTCTCGTCGCTGGAGGGCGAGCAAGGGCACCAGCGCAAGGAGGTCGAGCGGCTCGCCGCGCTGCTCGCCGCCGGCTCGGTGACCGGCGGGCGGCCCGACGTGGTCCACCTCTCCAACGTCCTCCTCCTCGGCGTCGCGCGGCGGGTCCGTGCCGCCACCGGCGCGGCGGTCATCTGCAGCCTCTCCGGGGAGGACATCTTCATCGACCAGCTTCCCGAGCCGCACCGCACGCGCGTCTGGGAGTTGCTGCGGCTGCGTGCCCCCGAGGTCGACGCCTTCGTGGCCCTCAATCGCTTCTACGCCGACTTCATGGCCGACGCCTTGGCCGTGCCGAGAGAGCGGATCACGGTCGTCCCCCATGGCGTCGATCCGGACGGGTATCCGCCCGAGCCCCCCGACCTGGTCGCCCGGCGCGCCGGTGGGGCGCTACGCGTCGGGTACCTCGCCCGTGCCTGCCCTGAGAAGGGGCTCATGGTCCTCATCGAGGCGGTGGCGATCCTCTCCGCGACGCACGACGTGCGCCTCGTCGCCGCCGGGGCGACGATCGCGGCCGAGAAGCCCTACCTCGACGACTGCCGGCGCCGGGCGGCGGCGCTGGGCATCGCCGACCGGTTCGAATGGCGCGGGCAGGTGGACCGGGCTGGAAAGCTCGCGCTGCTGGCGGAGGTCGATCTGTTCGCGATGCCGACGGTCCATCCCGAGGCCAAGGGGATCCCGGTCCTGGAAGCGTTCACGGCCGGGCTGCCGGTGGTCGCGCCGCGACACGGGGCGTTTCCCGAGTATGTCGGCGACGACCTGGCGACCGCCCGCGGATTGCTCCACGCCCCGGGCGACGTGGCCGACCTCCACAGTGTGCTGCTGCTCCTCGCCGACGATCCGGCGCTGGCGGCGCGGATGGGCCGCGCGGCCCACGCCCACGCGCGGTCGCACCATTCGCCAGCGGCGATGGCCGACGGGCACGAGCGGGTGTACCGCAACGCGGCAGCGCGGGTGCTAGAGTAA
- the mnmG gene encoding tRNA uridine-5-carboxymethylaminomethyl(34) synthesis enzyme MnmG — MGCRYDADVLVVGAGHAGVEAACAAARAGARTVLLTANCDTVGQMSCNPAIGGVGKAQLVREVDALGGVMARAIDATAIQFRVLNRSKGPAMHGPRAQADKRAYQHEVKRIVEETPGLDLRQETVEDLLLEPIAAPLHGGPRWRVVGLSVRGDAEYRAAAVVLTTGTFLQAVMHTGEARTAGGRAGEGTTSGVSRALARAGFRIGRFKTGTPCRLAARGIDFSRLEVQPGDDPPQPFSFLTGRIDRDQLPCWITRTTPAVHDLIRANLHRAPMYTGQIGSRGPRYCPSIEDKVVRFAERDSHQLFLEPEGRQTHEIYVNGISTSLPRDVQDAMIALVPGLERARIMRYGYAVEYDYCPPDQLGPSLESKPVAGLFLAGQINGTTGYEEAAAQGLVAGANAALAVAGRAPLVFRRDESYVGVLVDDLVTRGVDEPYRMFTSRAEHRIALRHDNADRRMTPVGIAAGLVDPVRAERLRTTEGAIAAVRAVLAAHRSGGVRLLDLLRRPETGWADCVAVAPALAAVPEAIVTQVVTDIRYAGYEALEREQVERRRRLGDRPIPAGLDYGAVPHLRAEAREQLEKVRPLSLEQASRVSGITPADLALVLVHLDGRGRA; from the coding sequence ATGGGCTGCCGTTACGACGCCGACGTGCTCGTGGTGGGGGCGGGCCACGCCGGCGTCGAGGCGGCCTGTGCCGCCGCCCGGGCCGGCGCGCGGACGGTGCTGCTGACCGCCAACTGCGACACCGTCGGCCAGATGAGCTGCAATCCCGCGATCGGCGGCGTCGGCAAGGCGCAGCTGGTGCGCGAGGTCGACGCGCTCGGTGGCGTGATGGCGCGGGCGATCGACGCGACCGCGATCCAGTTCCGCGTCCTCAACCGCTCGAAGGGCCCGGCGATGCACGGGCCGCGCGCCCAGGCCGACAAGCGCGCCTACCAGCACGAGGTGAAGCGGATCGTCGAGGAGACGCCGGGCCTCGACCTCCGCCAGGAGACGGTCGAGGACTTGCTCCTCGAGCCGATCGCCGCCCCCCTCCACGGCGGCCCGCGCTGGCGGGTCGTCGGCCTTTCGGTGCGCGGTGACGCCGAGTACCGCGCGGCGGCCGTCGTGCTCACCACCGGAACGTTCCTCCAGGCGGTGATGCACACCGGCGAGGCACGGACGGCCGGCGGCCGGGCGGGCGAGGGGACGACGTCGGGCGTCAGCCGGGCCCTGGCCCGCGCCGGATTCCGCATCGGCCGCTTCAAGACCGGCACGCCCTGCCGCCTGGCGGCGCGGGGGATCGATTTTTCGCGGCTCGAGGTCCAGCCGGGCGACGATCCACCGCAGCCGTTCTCGTTCCTCACCGGGCGGATCGACCGCGACCAGCTCCCCTGCTGGATCACGCGCACCACTCCGGCGGTCCACGACCTGATCCGGGCCAATCTCCACCGCGCCCCGATGTACACCGGGCAGATCGGCTCGCGCGGGCCGCGCTACTGCCCGAGCATCGAGGACAAGGTCGTGCGCTTCGCCGAGCGCGACAGCCACCAGCTGTTTCTCGAGCCCGAGGGGCGCCAGACCCACGAGATCTACGTCAACGGCATCTCCACCAGCCTGCCGCGCGACGTGCAGGACGCGATGATCGCCCTGGTCCCGGGGCTGGAGCGGGCGCGGATCATGCGCTACGGCTACGCGGTCGAGTACGACTATTGCCCTCCCGACCAACTCGGGCCTTCGCTCGAGAGCAAGCCGGTGGCCGGGCTGTTCCTCGCCGGCCAGATCAATGGCACGACCGGCTACGAGGAGGCGGCCGCCCAGGGGCTCGTCGCCGGGGCCAACGCGGCGTTGGCCGTGGCCGGCCGCGCCCCGCTCGTCTTCCGTCGCGACGAGTCGTATGTCGGCGTCCTCGTCGACGACCTGGTGACGCGTGGCGTCGACGAGCCCTACCGGATGTTCACCAGCCGCGCCGAGCACCGCATCGCCCTCCGCCACGACAACGCCGACCGGCGCATGACCCCGGTGGGGATCGCGGCGGGGCTCGTCGATCCCGTCCGCGCCGAGCGCCTGCGGACCACGGAGGGGGCGATCGCCGCGGTCCGCGCCGTGCTCGCGGCGCACCGCTCGGGGGGCGTGCGGCTCCTCGACCTCCTCCGCCGTCCGGAGACCGGCTGGGCCGACTGCGTCGCGGTCGCGCCGGCGCTGGCGGCGGTACCCGAGGCGATCGTCACCCAGGTCGTCACCGACATCCGCTACGCCGGCTACGAGGCGCTCGAGCGCGAGCAGGTCGAGCGGCGGCGGCGCCTCGGCGACCGGCCGATCCCCGCCGGCCTCGACTACGGCGCCGTTCCCCATCTCCGCGCCGAGGCGCGGGAGCAGCTGGAGAAGGTCCGGCCGCTCTCGCTGGAGCAGGCGAGCCGGGTGAGCGGGATCACGCCGGCCGATCTGGCCCTGGTGCTCGTCCACCTCGACGGCCGCGGCCGGGCCTGA